In Desulfomonile tiedjei, a single genomic region encodes these proteins:
- a CDS encoding TRAP transporter fused permease subunit: MENEQQTWVVEEQLKKVEEVIQKEEGVTREPNPIWSIIITVLAVANSVFAIYCAVGTITTQILRGVHVAVILVLVFLHYPALKKFKNKVNALDIILALLAASSIGYMLLDFEEFIYRAVTPDRWDLVFGVILILLILEAARRTSGLIMPVTVVLFLIYAYIGPLLPPPWTHRGYDLERIVGHMYMTLEGIFGVPIDVSSTFIIMFTIFGAFLRTSGAGKFYVDFAFTAQGNKPTGAGRTVCMASFFLAGGSGSGVADTVTVGSVAYPMLKKAGYNKENAGGLLAAGGLGAVLTPPVMGAAAFLIAEFLRISYLDVIKMAAIPACLYYWGLLLMVEFDARKFGLRLVEVEKVHTLRSLTWTYGYHFLPVIVLVASLVSGFTPPMAVFFAILTCFFACFIRRETWFTLAKMVNTLKQGTLAVLNVASVCACAGIIVGVVSLTGLGLKLSTIIITYAGGSLLLTAIFTGILLWIIGLAVPITATYIIAAVIAAPALVKLGVPDYAAHMFIFYYAVLSEVSPPTALSPFAAAALTGGDPFKTTLMAWKYTVVAFVVPFMFVLDPSGYALLLKGSGLLESVWVIATSFLGVVAFASAASGWLLKRSTALERLLLAGSGLCLVHPSPWADLAGVALLGVAALFQVFVARASLKQPNKMAS; this comes from the coding sequence ATGGAAAACGAGCAACAAACGTGGGTCGTTGAAGAACAGCTTAAGAAGGTTGAAGAAGTCATACAGAAAGAAGAGGGAGTAACCAGGGAACCCAACCCTATCTGGAGCATAATCATCACAGTCCTGGCGGTGGCCAACTCCGTATTCGCCATCTATTGTGCGGTCGGCACTATTACCACTCAAATACTTCGAGGAGTGCATGTAGCAGTTATATTGGTCCTGGTCTTCTTGCACTACCCGGCCTTGAAGAAGTTCAAGAACAAGGTGAACGCCCTTGACATCATTCTGGCACTGCTTGCCGCCTCGTCTATCGGTTACATGCTCTTGGATTTTGAAGAGTTCATTTACAGGGCCGTAACACCGGATCGCTGGGACTTGGTGTTTGGAGTTATCCTGATTCTCCTGATTCTTGAAGCCGCGCGCAGGACTTCCGGTTTGATAATGCCAGTCACGGTGGTGCTCTTTCTCATTTACGCGTATATTGGCCCCTTGCTTCCTCCTCCTTGGACTCACCGAGGTTATGACCTCGAGCGTATCGTCGGGCACATGTATATGACTCTGGAGGGCATTTTCGGCGTTCCAATCGATGTTTCCTCAACCTTCATAATTATGTTTACGATTTTCGGAGCGTTTCTGCGAACGTCCGGTGCGGGCAAGTTCTATGTGGATTTTGCATTTACCGCTCAGGGAAACAAACCAACAGGAGCGGGTCGCACTGTGTGCATGGCGTCGTTCTTTTTGGCAGGCGGGTCGGGGAGTGGAGTAGCTGATACCGTGACGGTCGGTTCCGTTGCCTATCCCATGCTCAAGAAAGCCGGGTACAACAAAGAGAATGCCGGTGGATTGTTGGCGGCCGGTGGCCTGGGCGCGGTGCTCACCCCGCCTGTCATGGGCGCGGCAGCGTTTTTAATTGCAGAGTTCCTGAGGATTTCTTACCTGGATGTCATCAAAATGGCGGCTATTCCGGCGTGCCTTTACTATTGGGGACTTCTGCTCATGGTTGAGTTCGATGCACGCAAATTCGGATTGCGATTGGTGGAGGTGGAAAAAGTTCATACCCTCAGGTCTCTGACTTGGACGTACGGGTACCATTTTCTTCCTGTTATCGTGCTGGTGGCCTCCCTTGTTTCAGGCTTTACTCCGCCCATGGCGGTCTTTTTCGCGATATTGACCTGTTTTTTTGCGTGCTTTATTCGCCGAGAGACCTGGTTCACGCTGGCTAAGATGGTAAATACCCTTAAGCAAGGGACTCTCGCTGTGCTCAACGTAGCTTCCGTTTGCGCCTGCGCCGGTATTATCGTGGGCGTCGTAAGCCTGACCGGTCTCGGTCTGAAGCTTTCCACTATCATCATAACGTATGCAGGGGGAAGCCTCCTACTTACTGCCATATTCACCGGGATATTGTTATGGATAATAGGTTTGGCAGTTCCCATAACAGCTACATACATTATCGCGGCGGTTATTGCCGCTCCGGCCCTTGTAAAGCTTGGCGTGCCCGATTATGCCGCGCACATGTTCATCTTCTACTACGCCGTGCTCTCCGAAGTTTCGCCGCCGACGGCTCTGTCTCCCTTTGCCGCCGCGGCCCTGACCGGAGGAGACCCGTTCAAGACTACTTTGATGGCGTGGAAGTATACTGTTGTGGCTTTTGTGGTACCTTTTATGTTTGTGCTTGACCCTTCCGGGTACGCTCTGCTTCTCAAGGGCAGCGGTTTGCTCGAATCGGTTTGGGTCATCGCAACGTCGTTTCTCGGGGTTGTTGCTTTTGCGTCCGCGGCTTCCGGATGGCTTCTAAAGAGGTCGACGGCGCTGGAGCGTCTGTTGCTGGCCGGCTCCGGATTGTGTCTTGTGCACCCCTCCCCGTGGGCAGACCTGGCCGGGGTTGCTTTATTAGGCGTGGCCGCGCTTTTCCAAGTCTTTGTTGCCAGAGCTTCGTTGAAACAGCCGAATAAGATGGCAAGCTAG
- a CDS encoding ATP-binding protein gives MEPIPQAQVIKRIQTENMWWNDPYRITDLYYRFRHRAYFDLLLPLVEEISVRRAILLMGPRRVGKTVLIHHIIQRLIDDGIDPKQICYISVDHPIYNGLSLQVLLELFSKASGVTLTDRQLFVFFDEIQYLKDWEIHLKAVVDTNPHIKFTASGSAAAALRLRSRESGAGRFTDFLLPPLTFHEYLDLLGKDDLVDSDDSALSVTAPDIRALNDAFVHYLNFGGYPEVIFSERIQSDPARFVKADIIDKVLLRDLPSLYGIQDIQELNYLFTTLAFNTANEVSLDELSRNSGAAKNTIKRYIEYLEAAFLIKVVHRIDRTAKRFRRANYFKIYLTNPSMRSALFSPIGENDEFVGPLAETGILSQWFHSDESLNYARWRDGEVDIVYLDHRQRLCWAVEVKWSDRFVQNPWELKSVMQFCHSNNLEEVTITSRSVSAIQVVENIRMEFIPASLYCYSVGRNLIKGRGITSVGDECAIE, from the coding sequence ATGGAGCCAATCCCGCAAGCGCAGGTGATAAAGAGAATCCAGACGGAAAACATGTGGTGGAATGACCCCTATCGCATCACGGATTTGTACTACCGATTTCGTCATCGCGCTTATTTCGATCTCTTGCTCCCTTTAGTGGAGGAAATCTCGGTCAGGAGAGCAATCTTATTGATGGGACCCCGGCGTGTTGGGAAGACAGTCCTAATTCACCACATAATACAACGACTAATTGACGATGGCATTGACCCAAAACAAATATGCTACATTTCAGTTGATCATCCAATTTACAATGGGTTGAGCCTGCAGGTATTGCTAGAGCTGTTCTCTAAAGCAAGCGGAGTTACCCTTACGGACAGACAACTCTTTGTGTTTTTTGATGAAATTCAATATTTGAAAGATTGGGAGATCCATCTGAAGGCAGTTGTCGACACGAACCCACATATCAAATTCACTGCCTCGGGGTCGGCGGCGGCGGCATTACGATTAAGAAGCAGGGAATCGGGAGCCGGGCGTTTTACGGATTTCTTGCTTCCTCCACTCACATTTCATGAATACCTCGACTTGCTCGGAAAGGATGACTTGGTTGACTCTGACGACTCTGCTTTGTCCGTCACGGCTCCTGATATCAGGGCACTAAATGACGCCTTTGTGCATTACCTCAATTTTGGAGGCTATCCGGAAGTAATCTTTTCGGAGCGGATCCAGTCTGACCCGGCTCGATTTGTTAAGGCGGATATAATTGACAAAGTGCTTTTACGTGATCTGCCCAGCTTGTATGGAATTCAGGATATTCAAGAATTGAATTACCTATTTACTACGTTAGCCTTTAATACTGCTAATGAGGTCTCACTGGATGAACTTTCACGCAATTCGGGGGCGGCCAAGAATACAATTAAGCGCTACATAGAATATCTCGAAGCGGCATTTCTCATCAAAGTCGTTCACCGGATTGATCGAACGGCCAAAAGGTTTCGACGTGCCAATTACTTCAAGATTTATCTGACCAATCCTTCCATGCGCAGCGCGCTATTTTCGCCAATTGGTGAAAACGATGAATTTGTCGGACCGCTTGCTGAGACAGGCATCTTGTCGCAGTGGTTTCATTCAGATGAGTCTCTGAATTATGCAAGATGGAGGGACGGCGAAGTTGACATAGTCTATCTGGACCATCGGCAGCGGCTCTGCTGGGCGGTTGAAGTTAAATGGAGTGACAGGTTTGTTCAAAACCCTTGGGAACTTAAGAGCGTCATGCAGTTCTGCCATTCCAATAATCTGGAAGAAGTGACTATTACATCTCGTAGTGTATCGGCAATTCAAGTCGTTGAAAATATCCGCATGGAATTCATCCCTGCAAGTCTGTACTGCTATTCTGTTGGCCGGAATCTGATCAAAGGACGAGGCATTACATCAGTGGGCGATGAATGCGCTATCGAGTAG
- the rdgC gene encoding recombination-associated protein RdgC has product MGLLSRSVSIMRYRVRGELAGSFWDSVDEGVRKGAFREIDTTGDEVGMGWVAMEDFAANDFKGASYLRGNYVALSLRIDTVRVPPRILEIQVRKESAKLLEESGRQRLSSAQRRELKERVKETLKRQVFPSIQVFDLIWDTSKSVAYFGSHSVKARDRMEGHFKKCFGLTLVPLIPYIRATELLTEKSQQLVLEQLKPCSMAP; this is encoded by the coding sequence ATGGGGCTTCTATCACGGTCTGTTTCCATCATGCGATATCGGGTTCGCGGCGAATTGGCGGGTTCTTTCTGGGATTCAGTGGATGAAGGGGTAAGAAAAGGCGCGTTCAGAGAGATCGACACCACGGGAGATGAGGTAGGCATGGGATGGGTAGCGATGGAGGATTTCGCAGCCAATGACTTCAAGGGAGCCTCTTATCTTCGAGGGAATTACGTTGCGCTTTCCCTCCGTATAGATACGGTCCGCGTCCCGCCTCGAATACTCGAGATACAAGTCCGGAAGGAAAGCGCGAAGCTCCTGGAAGAATCAGGAAGACAGAGGCTCTCTTCCGCTCAGCGTCGGGAACTCAAGGAGCGCGTCAAGGAGACCCTGAAGCGCCAGGTGTTCCCGTCCATCCAGGTTTTCGACCTGATCTGGGACACGTCGAAATCTGTGGCTTATTTCGGCAGCCACTCGGTCAAGGCCAGGGACAGGATGGAAGGCCATTTCAAGAAATGCTTCGGACTGACTCTGGTGCCCTTGATTCCATACATCCGAGCTACGGAATTGCTTACGGAGAAGTCACAGCAACTGGTACTCGAGCAATTAAAACCGTGCTCCATGGCCCCTTGA
- a CDS encoding dodecin domain-containing protein: MSVVKIIELVGESQLGWDDAMKQVIAEAQKTLRGITRIGVVEQDVRMINDQIDVWRVRAKVSFRVERPL; this comes from the coding sequence ATGTCTGTGGTTAAGATTATCGAGTTGGTGGGCGAATCGCAATTGGGATGGGACGACGCCATGAAGCAGGTCATTGCCGAGGCTCAGAAAACCCTGCGCGGCATAACTCGAATCGGCGTGGTCGAGCAGGACGTTCGAATGATAAACGATCAAATAGATGTGTGGCGGGTGCGCGCGAAAGTGTCATTCCGGGTCGAGCGCCCTCTTTAG
- a CDS encoding alpha/beta fold hydrolase, with protein sequence MVTREEVPIRCGSIVLEGVLEVPDNTAMRLGGAVVCHPHPQFGGNMFNNVVRALRKAFLEQNLICLRFNFRGTGGSEGAYGGGIDEIEDVRAALDFAEGLDQLDPTKLVLAGYSFGCWVALHAAASDPRPSRLIGISPPVDEYDFSFLKEENRPKLLVAGDNDFVCSLPKFRQLLDEIPNPKVGKILPGTDHFHVGREEALISEVNSFLDIYPLDNKAE encoded by the coding sequence ATGGTAACCCGTGAAGAAGTGCCTATTCGTTGCGGAAGTATTGTTCTTGAAGGCGTTCTGGAGGTTCCTGACAACACTGCCATGCGTCTGGGAGGAGCGGTGGTTTGCCACCCCCATCCCCAGTTCGGCGGCAACATGTTCAACAATGTGGTGAGGGCCTTGAGAAAAGCCTTCCTGGAGCAAAACCTGATCTGCCTTCGATTCAACTTCAGGGGCACCGGCGGAAGCGAAGGGGCTTACGGAGGGGGTATAGACGAAATTGAAGACGTGCGAGCGGCCCTGGATTTCGCAGAAGGCCTCGATCAATTGGACCCAACGAAGCTGGTCCTGGCAGGGTACTCTTTTGGCTGCTGGGTGGCCCTGCACGCGGCCGCTAGCGACCCACGACCTTCCAGGCTGATCGGGATCTCACCGCCGGTGGATGAGTATGACTTCAGCTTTCTCAAGGAAGAAAACAGGCCCAAGCTACTGGTGGCGGGTGATAACGATTTTGTTTGCTCTTTGCCCAAGTTCCGGCAACTGCTGGATGAAATCCCGAACCCGAAGGTCGGCAAAATCCTGCCAGGGACCGACCACTTCCACGTAGGCCGCGAGGAAGCCCTTATCAGCGAAGTCAACTCATTCTTGGATATCTATCCCCTGGACAACAAGGCCGAATGA
- a CDS encoding twin-arginine translocase TatA/TatE family subunit, whose translation MFGISMWEVVLILVVALIVLGPKQLTETARVLGKLYREIQKMASDVRNSVDLDALTSTNHYPEPPTHKPEPTPSPPKDQGLIPSPGEKSGPDFYADLLESSKEEEKPDEASAANAEEFKEPALDEIQKDAVGDQPVQANPGQAQAKTLDAESKPEDKSK comes from the coding sequence GTGTTCGGCATATCAATGTGGGAAGTGGTTTTGATCCTGGTGGTGGCCCTGATTGTTCTGGGCCCGAAGCAGCTTACGGAAACTGCTCGGGTATTGGGGAAATTGTACCGGGAAATCCAAAAGATGGCATCGGATGTTCGCAATTCGGTCGACCTGGACGCGCTGACCTCCACGAATCACTACCCGGAACCGCCGACTCATAAACCTGAGCCGACTCCGTCTCCGCCAAAGGATCAGGGCCTGATCCCTTCTCCCGGCGAGAAATCAGGGCCGGATTTCTACGCGGACCTGCTGGAAAGCTCCAAAGAAGAAGAAAAGCCGGACGAAGCTTCGGCCGCCAACGCAGAGGAGTTTAAAGAACCCGCCTTGGATGAAATCCAAAAGGATGCGGTTGGGGACCAGCCTGTGCAAGCGAACCCTGGTCAAGCGCAAGCCAAGACCCTCGATGCCGAAAGCAAACCCGAGGATAAATCAAAATAG
- a CDS encoding winged helix-turn-helix transcriptional regulator codes for MKKEARTQAQRMFLKAGGKITNREIAKEVNVNPLTVGRWKRDDGWDSQLKGTQQPEGKAAGGAVRKKAARDKALKIYLDAEGNLTNKDLARRVGVSPATISKWKDQDRWMDQLKPAKLEAPEGAAEELELDMGELASPEQIIQINRRIDGLLQRDFLTSGELADLAQAKNDLLAAVETYLAIVREVGEIKGAD; via the coding sequence ATGAAAAAAGAAGCTCGTACGCAGGCCCAAAGAATGTTCCTCAAAGCCGGAGGAAAAATAACTAACCGAGAGATTGCAAAGGAAGTCAACGTCAACCCTCTCACCGTAGGTCGGTGGAAACGCGATGATGGCTGGGATTCGCAACTGAAGGGTACCCAGCAGCCTGAAGGCAAGGCGGCAGGAGGGGCCGTGCGAAAGAAAGCTGCTCGTGACAAGGCCCTGAAAATCTATCTCGACGCGGAAGGGAACCTAACTAACAAAGACCTCGCACGCCGTGTGGGAGTAAGCCCCGCCACGATCAGCAAATGGAAAGATCAGGATCGTTGGATGGATCAGCTCAAACCTGCCAAGCTGGAGGCTCCCGAAGGAGCAGCAGAAGAGTTGGAGCTTGACATGGGAGAACTGGCATCGCCTGAGCAGATCATTCAGATCAATCGTCGAATTGACGGTCTTCTGCAACGGGACTTTTTGACCTCCGGCGAGCTGGCGGATCTCGCGCAAGCCAAGAACGACTTGTTGGCCGCAGTTGAGACCTATCTGGCCATTGTGCGCGAGGTGGGTGAAATCAAAGGTGCGGACTGA
- a CDS encoding 50S ribosomal protein L11 methyltransferase has translation MISPDDMLFIYEIRGEVKEDVFSAPSSYVGRWNEEEFSYLFFTAPENNYVNSLISAQGGILSSRHEMRYRDWQTGVPPAGLAVGSVVFVSADHPAPPSGSLLLDPSVVFGDGSHPTTVSCLRFMEEIIRTRSITSMLDLGTGSGILALAAAALGVERITAVDRNHLAALTARENVRLNSLASKINVVESELRLFVDEPFDLITANLPFSVLRDLVPLKGVPLHKTWIVSGIDAPQSEVLIELFSDQGFELLGQHSDPPWVTFVTVNKCLGY, from the coding sequence ATGATTTCCCCGGATGACATGCTGTTTATTTATGAGATTCGGGGGGAAGTGAAGGAAGACGTTTTTTCCGCACCTTCGTCTTACGTGGGCCGCTGGAACGAGGAAGAATTCTCTTATTTGTTCTTTACTGCTCCTGAAAACAATTATGTTAATTCGCTGATTTCCGCACAGGGCGGCATACTGAGTTCGCGCCATGAAATGAGATACCGCGACTGGCAGACTGGCGTTCCTCCAGCGGGACTGGCCGTCGGCAGCGTCGTTTTCGTTTCGGCCGATCATCCTGCACCGCCTTCCGGTTCATTGTTGTTGGACCCTTCGGTCGTCTTCGGTGACGGCAGCCATCCTACGACGGTTTCGTGCCTCCGCTTCATGGAGGAAATCATCCGGACGCGGTCGATAACCTCAATGCTGGACCTTGGGACGGGCAGTGGCATTCTTGCGTTGGCTGCCGCGGCCTTGGGCGTGGAGAGGATTACCGCGGTTGACAGAAACCACCTGGCAGCCCTCACCGCCAGAGAAAATGTGAGGTTGAACTCCCTTGCATCCAAGATAAATGTTGTGGAAAGTGAGTTAAGACTGTTCGTTGATGAGCCATTTGACCTCATTACCGCGAATTTGCCATTCAGTGTGTTGCGAGACTTGGTGCCTTTAAAAGGTGTCCCCCTGCATAAGACCTGGATCGTGTCCGGTATTGACGCCCCACAGAGCGAAGTGCTAATAGAGCTGTTTTCCGACCAGGGATTCGAATTGCTGGGCCAACATTCCGACCCGCCCTGGGTGACTTTTGTGACGGTAAATAAATGCCTCGGCTACTGA
- the icd gene encoding isocitrate dehydrogenase (NADP(+)): protein MKQHFQSPPSGGKSITLKQSGELTVPENPIVGFIEGDGVGPDIWAAAKPVFDAAVAKASGGTRKIQWWELPAGEKSFRAYGEYLPEHTLDAIQKAVVVLKGPLTTPVGGGFRSLNVTLRQKLDLYACIRPVRYLPGTPSPVLRPQDVDMVIFRENTEDVYAGIEWPSGSADAAKVIEFLRDKMAVRIDPASGVGVKPMSPHATRRLVRRALQFALENGKKRVTLVHKGNIMKFTEGAFRDWGYELAQEEFADKVVLERDLADIQGGAIPEGKILLNDRIADAMFQQVLLRPKEYEVLAMPNLNGDYLSDALAAQVGGLGMAPGANIGDSCAIFEATHGSAPKYAGLDKVNPGSLLLSGAMMLDHMGWEKEAGLIVSAMSAAIQAGTVTYDLARLMPGSKEVSCSGFGRAVIERMEDIAV from the coding sequence ATGAAACAGCATTTTCAATCTCCTCCTTCGGGAGGGAAGTCCATCACATTGAAGCAGTCTGGTGAATTGACGGTTCCCGAGAATCCGATTGTTGGCTTCATTGAGGGCGACGGTGTGGGGCCCGATATCTGGGCCGCGGCAAAGCCGGTATTTGATGCGGCCGTAGCTAAGGCATCCGGAGGTACACGCAAAATACAATGGTGGGAGCTGCCCGCGGGGGAAAAATCCTTCCGCGCTTACGGTGAATATCTACCCGAGCATACCCTCGACGCTATCCAAAAAGCGGTAGTGGTCCTGAAAGGCCCTTTGACCACGCCGGTGGGCGGTGGATTCAGAAGCCTCAATGTCACGCTGAGGCAAAAACTGGACCTGTATGCATGTATTCGACCCGTGAGATATCTTCCCGGGACACCCTCCCCGGTTCTGCGGCCCCAAGACGTGGACATGGTGATTTTCCGGGAAAATACGGAAGATGTCTATGCGGGTATCGAATGGCCGTCAGGTAGTGCGGACGCGGCTAAGGTCATAGAATTCCTTCGCGACAAGATGGCCGTGCGGATTGACCCTGCTTCAGGCGTGGGCGTAAAGCCTATGAGCCCCCATGCAACGAGAAGGCTCGTGCGCCGAGCCCTCCAGTTCGCCCTGGAAAACGGCAAGAAGAGGGTTACCCTGGTTCACAAAGGGAACATCATGAAGTTTACCGAAGGGGCCTTTCGTGATTGGGGATATGAATTGGCCCAAGAGGAATTCGCGGATAAAGTGGTCTTGGAACGGGACCTTGCCGACATCCAGGGCGGAGCAATCCCTGAGGGGAAAATATTGCTGAACGATCGGATAGCGGACGCAATGTTTCAGCAGGTGCTGCTTCGTCCGAAGGAATATGAAGTCCTGGCCATGCCGAATCTCAACGGTGATTACCTTTCGGATGCTCTCGCAGCACAAGTGGGCGGGCTGGGCATGGCTCCCGGCGCGAACATAGGCGATAGTTGTGCGATTTTTGAAGCCACGCACGGCAGCGCTCCAAAATACGCAGGTCTTGACAAGGTCAATCCGGGCTCCCTGCTGCTGTCGGGTGCGATGATGCTCGATCACATGGGATGGGAAAAAGAGGCCGGTCTGATCGTTTCAGCAATGTCTGCCGCGATTCAGGCCGGCACAGTGACTTACGACCTCGCTCGATTGATGCCGGGCTCCAAGGAAGTGTCCTGCTCGGGATTCGGAAGGGCCGTGATAGAACGAATGGAGGACATTGCCGTCTAA
- a CDS encoding HAMP domain-containing protein: MRKLRNKFLVYILLPVIVIISLAGILSFVIARQIVLQQMTELATLGLQQAADEIDSGLSVGIQTLKVSSMEAGMVDFTDAQYRHLFLQIASQFPVECAFVAFPDGRFISGLEQREIPQGYEPRLLPWYQAALDSDDTVVSASYLSPFSSELVMTVAQKVADPSGEVKGVLGFNVPLSTIRQKLPRIKILEKHRGTVFSIFRRDGRYIIHSSEEKIGHKLGESSADLHVRMRQALGADQNRWSSVGTVDEAFWYGGFQKTRQGDLFVGLEVPLAEAVAPILKLAWAYLGLGLASILVLSVVLVKMAHKIARPINMLSEAASRLSRGNYEQVLPVISRDELGHLVEAFNTMAAGLRQRDFIRDTFGRYLTQDVVDQLLEAEDGLKLGGENREISILISDVRGFTALTAEMPAEAVLRLLNRYLGKMVEILLDHGGTVDEIEGDGILAFFGAPTPMEDHPARAIACAIEMQAAMDHINAMNQADGLPRLEMGIAVNTGSVVVGNIGSERRTKYGIVGSEVNFAGRIESYAVGGEVLVSNSAFDRVREIAQLRDVIRVRMKGIRESVSLYSLRAMAGPYNVQLPDTVDVPVRVEEKIPFRMCRIDENIVRPVEGLVWITHLSENSAVILAPKAILVREEIRMELMEDSHDGSPSELFAKVLTVAEASEQHEATVRFTFVSPGLRRLFRSALRAPTP, translated from the coding sequence ATGAGGAAGCTCCGTAACAAGTTTCTCGTGTACATTCTGCTCCCTGTCATCGTCATAATTTCTCTGGCAGGTATCCTCTCTTTCGTGATTGCTCGCCAGATCGTATTGCAGCAAATGACGGAACTGGCTACGCTTGGCTTGCAGCAGGCCGCGGATGAGATCGATTCGGGTTTGTCAGTGGGAATCCAGACATTGAAAGTCTCTTCCATGGAGGCGGGCATGGTGGACTTCACCGATGCCCAATACAGGCATCTCTTTCTCCAAATTGCGAGCCAATTCCCTGTAGAATGTGCGTTCGTGGCCTTTCCGGACGGAAGATTCATTTCCGGCCTGGAACAGAGGGAGATACCTCAAGGATACGAACCTCGCCTCTTACCGTGGTATCAAGCCGCGCTCGATAGTGATGACACCGTTGTGAGCGCGTCTTATTTATCGCCTTTTTCATCTGAACTTGTGATGACGGTAGCGCAAAAGGTGGCTGACCCAAGCGGGGAAGTCAAGGGGGTCCTGGGGTTCAACGTGCCGCTGTCCACCATACGACAGAAGCTGCCAAGAATTAAAATCTTGGAAAAGCACAGAGGAACCGTCTTTTCCATATTTCGACGTGACGGCCGATATATTATTCACAGCAGCGAAGAAAAAATCGGCCACAAGCTGGGAGAATCGAGTGCCGATCTCCACGTCAGGATGCGGCAAGCCTTGGGCGCAGACCAGAATCGGTGGAGTTCGGTTGGAACCGTGGATGAGGCCTTCTGGTACGGCGGCTTCCAGAAAACCCGCCAGGGAGATCTATTCGTAGGTCTGGAGGTGCCTCTGGCCGAGGCCGTAGCGCCGATTTTGAAGTTGGCGTGGGCTTACCTGGGCCTGGGATTGGCGTCGATTCTCGTGCTCTCAGTGGTTTTGGTGAAGATGGCGCACAAGATCGCTCGGCCGATCAATATGCTTTCCGAGGCTGCTTCTCGACTGAGCCGAGGAAACTACGAACAGGTTCTGCCTGTGATCTCACGAGACGAACTGGGCCACCTTGTGGAGGCCTTCAACACTATGGCTGCCGGTCTCAGGCAGCGTGACTTTATCAGGGATACTTTCGGCAGGTACCTAACTCAGGATGTCGTTGACCAACTGTTGGAGGCGGAGGACGGGTTGAAGCTCGGCGGTGAAAACCGGGAGATTTCGATCCTTATTTCCGATGTGAGGGGCTTCACTGCCCTCACTGCCGAAATGCCGGCTGAGGCGGTCCTCCGTCTTTTGAACCGTTACCTGGGGAAAATGGTCGAAATTCTGTTGGATCATGGCGGCACTGTGGACGAGATCGAAGGAGACGGCATTCTGGCCTTTTTCGGCGCGCCCACACCCATGGAGGACCATCCCGCTCGTGCGATTGCTTGCGCGATCGAAATGCAGGCGGCGATGGACCACATAAATGCCATGAACCAGGCTGACGGGCTTCCACGGCTGGAAATGGGCATCGCAGTAAACACAGGGTCGGTAGTCGTTGGCAACATAGGCTCGGAAAGACGGACCAAATACGGAATTGTGGGCTCTGAAGTAAATTTTGCCGGCCGCATAGAATCCTACGCGGTTGGAGGGGAGGTGCTTGTCAGTAATTCCGCCTTTGACCGAGTCCGCGAGATTGCCCAATTGCGGGACGTGATCCGCGTCCGTATGAAAGGTATTCGTGAGTCGGTGAGTCTTTATAGCCTCCGCGCGATGGCCGGCCCTTATAATGTTCAGCTTCCCGACACCGTGGATGTTCCGGTGCGGGTTGAGGAGAAAATTCCGTTCAGGATGTGTCGTATTGATGAAAACATTGTCCGACCTGTGGAAGGGTTGGTCTGGATAACCCACTTGTCGGAGAACTCAGCGGTGATCCTGGCCCCTAAAGCGATCCTGGTCCGAGAAGAGATCAGAATGGAATTGATGGAAGATTCTCATGACGGCTCACCAAGCGAGTTGTTCGCGAAGGTCCTGACTGTCGCGGAGGCCTCAGAACAGCATGAGGCAACGGTGCGATTCACGTTTGTATCTCCAGGACTGCGCCGCTTGTTCAGATCCGCATTGCGTGCACCCACCCCGTAA